The sequence GTCCCCACCCTGCTTGAGCGCAAATATGTGGAAAGGAATCAGGGCAGATTGGTGCCGACCGAACTGGGCAAAATTGTTAATGACATCCTCATTCCCAGGTTTGCCAACATCTTTGAGATTGGCTTTACCCGGGAGATGGAAAAGGAGCTGGATTTGATTGAGGAGGGCGAGGAGAACTGGCGGGATGTGGTGGCAAGGTTTTATCAGCCTTTCAAGGAGGACCTGGAAAAGGCGCTGGCGACCAGTGCGGAAATCAAGCAGGATTTGGTCCAGGAACTTGCGGAAAGGTGCCCGAAATGCGGTAAACCGCTATTAGAAAGATGGGGTAGATTTGGTAAGTTCATCGCCTGCTCAAATTATCCCCAGTGCGATTATGTCAAGAGACAGGAAGCCAAAGAACTTGCGGAAAACTGCCCGAAATGCGGTAAACCGCTGGTTGAACGACAGGGCCGGTTTGGCAAATTCATCGCCTGCTCTGGTTACCCAGAATGTGATTATATCAAAAAGGAGCCGAAGCCGCAGGCAAAGGAAGTTGCAGAAAAGTGCCCGCAATGCGGCAAACCTCTGGTTGAACGACAGGGCAGGTTTGGCAAGTTCATCGCCTGCTCTGGTTATCCCGAGTGCCGCTATATCAAGAAAAGAAAAGGGGGCAAGGAGGAAAAGAAATGAGATGGAAGAAAAACGGTCCTTATTACCAGTTGCGGCTGGAACGGGGTGAAGAGATTATCCAGACCCTGACCCAGTTTGTGCAGTCAAGGCGATTGAAATCAGGGACCCTGACAGGTCTGGGCGCGGGCACAGATTTGGAACTTGGCTGCTACAACCTGAAAAAGAAAAAATATCACCGGCGCCTGTTCAAGGGTGAATACGAGATCTGCAGCCTGGTGGGCAACATCGCCTGGGATGACAAAACGCCAATTCTCCACATCCATCTTGTTATCAGCAACGAGCGGCTCACAACCTATTCCGGTCATCTCTTTGCTGGCAGGGTTGCCGCCACCTGCGAGATTGCGATTCTCCCCGGAACGGTAAGGCTTATCCGTCGGCTTGAACCAGATTCCGGGCTGAAACTCCTTCAGTTGTAATTCAAGCCGCACCAACAAAGTCATCACACTCGATACCTTCCTTTCGGGCTTTTAGCATGCTCCAGCAGACCTGCGGCTTTGATTGAAGAAATAAAAGCCGCCATTGACAACTGATGAAATAAACAAATTGGCGCCAGCGAATTTGACCCTGGGGTTTCCTTGACAGGGAGAATAACAGGTGGGATAATTGAATAAACAAAAGAAGGTGGAATGGTTATTATTATCGGACTCCTACTATTACCTCTAATAGCGGGCGCAATGCCTGACCGGGTTCAGAAATTCGGATATAGAAACCTACCCTTCAATCCGGATGAGGCGGTGGAAATGGTGACTGGTGAAAATCAGGGTTTCCAATCATCCCATTTTGAGGGTGGATTCCTCATTGATACGAATATTGTTTGTTTTCCAGAACCTAATTCTCAAATGCATCCTTCAGTTGGTTTTGATGGGACAAATTTTTTGGTTGTATGGGGGGACCGTCGCAACGGTCCTTCTTCTGACATCTATGGCGCGCGGGTGAGCCGGAGTGGGATGGTTCTCGACCCCAAAGGCATTCCCATCTCTACCGCTCCTGGTTCGCAAGGAAATCCTTCGGTTAGTTTTGATGGCACGAACTATCTCGTAGTCTGGGAAGACACCCGCAACGGTTATTATTATGACATCTATGGTGCTCGGGTAACACGGGACGGAGTGGTCCTTGACACAAGTGGCATCCCTATTTCAAACGGTAATTATGACCAGAGGCTTCCTTCAGTTGGTTTTGACGACATAAACTATCTTGTAGTCTGGGAGGACAACCGCAGCGGTTCTTATCACATCTATGGTACACTGGTGACAAAGGATGGGGAGGTTCTTGACCCCGATGGCATTGCCATCTCAAACGCTTCTGGTCACCAAGTATTGCCTTATGTAGATTTTGATGGCATAAATTATCTTGTAGTCTGGCAGGACCACCGCAGCGGTTCTTCTTCTGACATCTATGGCGCGCGGGTGAGCCGCTATGGGAATGTTCTTGACCTGAACGGCATTCCCATCTCTACCGCCCCCGGTCGCCAATACTGTCCTTCAGTAGCCT comes from candidate division WOR-3 bacterium and encodes:
- a CDS encoding PPC domain-containing DNA-binding protein, with amino-acid sequence MRWKKNGPYYQLRLERGEEIIQTLTQFVQSRRLKSGTLTGLGAGTDLELGCYNLKKKKYHRRLFKGEYEICSLVGNIAWDDKTPILHIHLVISNERLTTYSGHLFAGRVAATCEIAILPGTVRLIRRLEPDSGLKLLQL
- a CDS encoding DNA topoisomerase; its protein translation is EKPRHYPDRKGTQGAHEAIRPTRIDLTPETVKPFLTPDQFKLYSLIYRRFIASQMADAVYQQTEVLIEGGDYTFRADAVKRVFAGFEQVYGEAEKEKFLPDLKEGEPVRMKDFLPEQKFTQPPPRYTEATLIKRLEVNGIGRPSTYATIVPTLLERKYVERNQGRLVPTELGKIVNDILIPRFANIFEIGFTREMEKELDLIEEGEENWRDVVARFYQPFKEDLEKALATSAEIKQDLVQELAERCPKCGKPLLERWGRFGKFIACSNYPQCDYVKRQEAKELAENCPKCGKPLVERQGRFGKFIACSGYPECDYIKKEPKPQAKEVAEKCPQCGKPLVERQGRFGKFIACSGYPECRYIKKRKGGKEEKK